A portion of the Luxibacter massiliensis genome contains these proteins:
- the prfB gene encoding peptide chain release factor 2 (programmed frameshift), which translates to MVLSDELRTRLSAYEEPLKDLRDSLDLASKKKRIEELERKIEEPGFWDDPEKSSYTMKHLKGLQESVKQIEKMYADYEDIGLLIEMCDEDPDAGTIKELEEELGRFEEEFEELRIQTLLTGEYDASNAIVTLHAGAGGTESCDWAGMLYRMYSRWAEKKGFSIEVLDYLDGDVAGIKGVTFEVEGENAYGYLRSEKGVHRLVRISPFNAAGKRQTSFASCDVIPDIEDDIDIEINEDELRIDTYRSGGAGGQHVNKTSSAVRITHLPTGIVVQCQNERSQHMNKDKAMQMLKAKLYLLKQQEQADKVSDIRGEMKEIGFGSQIRSYVMQPYTMVKDHRTNTEISNVNSVMDGNIDPFINAYLSIH; encoded by the exons GTGGTATTGTCAGACGAACTGAGAACAAGACTGAGTGCATATGAGGAGCCGCTGAAAGATTTGAGGGATTCACTT GACCTGGCGTCAAAGAAAAAAAGAATCGAAGAGCTGGAGCGTAAAATAGAAGAACCAGGGTTCTGGGACGATCCGGAAAAGTCCAGCTATACAATGAAGCATTTGAAAGGACTTCAGGAATCCGTAAAACAGATTGAGAAAATGTATGCAGATTATGAGGACATTGGCCTTCTGATTGAGATGTGCGATGAGGATCCAGACGCCGGGACTATCAAAGAGCTTGAGGAGGAATTGGGCAGATTTGAAGAGGAATTTGAAGAACTGCGTATCCAGACACTCCTGACAGGGGAGTATGACGCTAGCAACGCCATTGTAACTCTCCATGCCGGTGCCGGTGGGACGGAATCTTGCGACTGGGCAGGTATGCTGTACCGTATGTACAGCCGGTGGGCAGAGAAAAAGGGATTTAGCATAGAAGTATTGGATTATCTGGACGGAGATGTGGCAGGGATCAAGGGAGTCACTTTTGAAGTGGAAGGGGAGAATGCGTATGGATATCTCCGCTCTGAGAAAGGGGTACACCGGCTTGTCAGGATTTCTCCCTTTAATGCGGCTGGGAAGAGGCAGACTTCTTTTGCTTCCTGTGATGTGATTCCAGATATAGAAGATGACATTGATATTGAAATAAACGAGGATGAGTTGAGGATAGACACGTACCGTTCCGGGGGAGCGGGGGGACAGCATGTCAACAAGACTTCCTCGGCTGTGCGGATCACCCACCTTCCCACGGGTATTGTTGTGCAGTGCCAGAATGAGCGCTCCCAGCATATGAATAAAGATAAAGCGATGCAGATGCTCAAAGCAAAACTATATCTTTTAAAGCAGCAGGAGCAGGCAGATAAGGTATCAGATATACGCGGAGAGATGAAAGAAATAGGTTTTGGCAGCCAGATACGTTCCTATGTCATGCAGCCCTATACTATGGTAAAGGATCACCGGACCAATACAGAAATCAGCAATGTAAACAGTGTTATGGACGGCAATATAGACCCCTTCATCAACGCATATTTAAGTATACATTGA